AACGCGGGTCGAAAGCATCTCTTTAAAGCCCCACTCTGGTGCTTTTGCCGGGGTCTTTACGAAGCGGGCAGCCTCAAGAAGTTCCTCGTCCGAAAGGACGCCCTTAAAGGGAGGCATGTTGGTCGCCTTTATCCCATCTCTTATTATCGAGGCGAGCTCAGTCTCGTTTTTAGAGCCGAGGTACTCGGGTATGAGGGGCGGCCCAGTCAACCCGTGCCTTTCCGGGTGGTGGCACGAGGCGCAGTGCTTGAGATAGAGGGGCTCTCCTCCGGCCAGGGCGCCGCTTCCCGGGGAGACAAATATCGCGATTATTACAGTTAAGGCGAGTCTCATGCGGTTGAGCTGCCCGCGGGCTCGGCCCGGTAGTTTATGAAATAGACGGGGGAGCTTTTTTTAAACTCCCTCACCGTATGAAGGGACTTTTGCCTGGACGCGCCCGCCTTTTCCGCCAGCCCGACTATAACCGCCTCAAGGTCTTCGCGTGAGTTCCCATGTACCATGGTGTAGACATTAAAGGGGAAGCCCTCGAACCTGGGTCGTATGTAGCAGTGGCTCACCCTCGGGTGCCCGGCAAGGGCGCTCCCGGCTTCATCTGCCCCCTTGTCGTCTATATCCCAGACCACCATCGCGTTATTCCTGAACCCCGCGTTTCTTGGGGTAAGCGCGGCCCCGAACCTCCTTATGACCCCGCATTCGAGTAGTGAGGCCGAGCGCTCAAGGACCTCTTCCACGCTCCAGCCGAGGCGTAAGGCGGCCTCGTGGAAAGGCCTGGCCGTAAGAAAGAGGCCCTCGTCCTGAAGGACCCTTATGAGCGCAATGTCCCTGGGGTCGCGTATCATTCCACCCTCAAATCCACCTTGACCTTGAACATCCTTGCAGCCGGGAGGTTATGGACCCGGTCTATTCCGGCCCTTTCGCATATGTCGGATACGACCTCGCCTATGGCTTCCCTGGAAGGGGCTATTACGGTGAACCAGAGGTTCGGGACCCCGTCCCGCTGGTAGTTGTGCGTGACCTCGGGCCGGGAATTTATTATTGATGCGACCTGCTCTATTCTCTCCTCAGGCACATGCACTGCGCAAAGTGTCGATGATGAACCCATCTTTTTGGCGTCAAAGAACGGACCCACCTTGCGGACGACCCCGGCCTTGACGAGCCGCCTTACTCTCGAAAGCGCCTCATCCCCGGTCACCCCAGCCATTTTTCCAAGCTCCTCATAGGGCTCTGCCTTTAACGGAAAACCGCCCTGTACGATGTTAAGGAGCGCCTTGTCGATACTGTCGAGCATATGTTCCGCCATAATGGTCTCCCGCCGAGCTTAAGGAAAGTAGAACACCACAAACGCGGCCTGTCAACCGGGCGCTCGTGCGGATTTACTTTTTTCTGCTATGCTGTCTTATATCCAGCCGGGGACCAAATGAATCGGCGGTCCCCTTGGGGGTGCGATGCTATCGGTTTCAGGGATACTTTCCGGAAAGACCTCTGGCAGCAGCCGGACGGAAAGGCTCCGCTATTCGCGGGAGTCAAGGCCGGTGGTCGTCTGGAACCTGACCCGCAGCTGCACCTTGAGTTGCCTGCATTGCTATAACGATTCCCGGGACAGGGCGTTCGACGGGGAGCTTTCGACTGCCGAGGCCGTCTCCGTAATCGATAGCCTTTCCGTTTTCGGCGTCCCTGCCATAGTCTTCTCCGGCGGCGACCCTCTTACAAGAGACGATATTTTCCATCTGGCGGGATACGCTGGCTCAAAGAGGATACGGACTATTCTTTCAACGAGCGGGGTGCTCATCGACGAGCCCGCTGCCAAAAGAATCAAAAAGGCCGGGTTCTCGTATGCGGGCGTAAGCATCGACGGAAGCGAGGAGACGAACGACAGGCTCCGCGGCTCGAAGGGGAGCTTCAAAAAGGCCCTGGACGGGATACGGTGTCTTAAGGGCCTTGACATTCCCACGGGCGTTCGCATTACCTTGAGCAGGAACAATGCCGGAGAGCTCCCCTTCATCTTCGACCTGATTGAAAAGGAAGGGCTTGAACGGGGATATTTCGCGCACCTTGTCTACTCCGGCAGGGGCGGGGCTTTTTCCAGGGAAGACCTCGGCTACGCCGAGACAAGGGCGGCGCTCGACTATATCTTCGAGCGCGCGGCAGGCTTTATCGAAAAGGGCGTTCATAAGGAGATCGTCACAGGCAGCAACGACGCTGACGGGGCCTACCTGTATCTCAAGCTCAGGGAGAGCGACCCGGAAAAGGCGGAGGCAATGCGCGGGCTCCTATCCGGAAGAGGCGGCAATACCGCGGGCGTGAACATCGCCTGCATAGACAACCTGGGCAGGGTGCACGCTGACCAGTTCTGGCAGGGCCATCCGCTCGGTAGCGTAAGGGAGCGGCCCTTCGGAGAGATATGGAGGGGTCCGGAGCCGCTCCTTAACGCGCTCCGGGACAGGAAGGCGTTCATAAAGGGCCGGTGCAACTGGTGCTCGTTCTTTGATATCTGCGGCGGGAACAGCAGGGCAAGGGCCGCATCCGCATACGGCGACTTCTGGGCAGAGGACCCGGCCTGCTATCTTACGGACGAGGAGATAGGGATAAAGCTCGAAAATTGAAGGGGGCGAGATGAGAAATGCGGGAATTATAATCGGGGTCCTGCTCTTTCTGTTTGCGGGCGCAGGCCGGTCCGCCGAAGCGGAGAGCGTGAAAAAGGTCTACGGAACAGCGGCCCTGATGGTGGTGGTCGAAAGGGAAGACGGCAGGGTCGCGGTAATAGATTCCGTGAACCACGAACTTATAGGAAGGATAGCCGGGCTTGGCAACCTGAGGCACGCATCGATCGTATTTTCGAGGGACGCGAGGTTCGCGTTCGTCGCTGCAAGGGACGGCATGATTAGCAAGATAGACCTGCTGGGCATGGAAATCGCCGCCCAGAAAAAAGCAGGCGATAGCTCCATAGGCATCGCCATATCCAGGGACAACAGGTACATAATGGTATGCAACTACGAGCCGGGCGGGGCAGTCATCATGGACGCAGCCTCTCTCGAAATAGTAAAGGAGATCCCGGCGGAATTCACCCTGCCGGACGGGAGCAAATCAAGGGCGAGGACCGTCGGCCCGCTCGATACCGCCGACAACCTCATGATATTCGCGCTCATGGAAGGGAACGCGGTCTGGGTGGTGGACATGAGAAAGGAAGGTTTCCCGGCCGTAAGGAAATTCGAGGACGTGGGCGACACCCCCTATGACCAGCTCATAACGCCCGACGGCAGGCATTACATGGTCGGCCTCTTGAAATCGGACTGGATGGGGCTTCTCGACACCTGGAAGCTCGACGGGATGAAAAGGATAGACGTCAGCGAGAGGAGGTCGGCGTTAAAAAAAGAGGGCGAGAAGGTCCCGCTCCACCACATACCGCATATCGAGTCATGGGCCATAGCAGGGAGGCTCGCCTTTGTGCCCGCCTTCGCTGAAAAGAGGGTGATAGTCTACGAGACCGACAACTGGACTGTCGTAAAATCAATACCTGTCTCAGGCACGCCGCTATTCGTGGTGGCGCGTCCGGGCGGCAGGGAGATATGGGTGGATAACGTCGGAGAGCCCGGAAGCAAGGAGGAAAGGCTCATAGAGGTCATAGACATTGAGAGCCTTGAGGTCAAGAAGGCCATAGACGCGGGAAAGGGGGCCATACACCCCCAGTTCACGCCCAAGGGCGAGGCGGTCTATATATCGATACAGGGCGAGGACAGGATAGCGGTCTACGACGCCGACACCTACACGCTTATAAAGGATTTCCCGGCAAAAAAGCCCTCGGGGATATTCTCGTCGGACAGGGCCTCAAAGTTCGGCCTCTGATACGGGTTTTAATTTCAAGCGCATGGGTGCTATAATAACAGAATGGCACAGTGCTTCCACTGCAAGAAGGCCATAGAGGCCAGGTGCAGGCCCGGCAGGGGCGAGTCATGCCCGGTCTGCGGCTCGGACCTGCTGGTATGCCTGAACTGCGGGTTCTATGACCCGGCCTCCTATAACGAATGCCGGGAACCTGCTGCCGAAAGGGTGCTCGATAAGGAAAAGGCCAACTTCTGCGAGTACTTCGAGTTCAGGGAGGCGGCGTCTGGACGCGGCAAGGGAACCGATTCGGTAGAGGAGCTAAGAAAGCTATTCAAAACCTGAGCTGCCGTAGCGCGCCCTGATAAGACGAATCCCGCCAAATTCCTAATCGTACACCTTGTGACCGTTCTCGGAGAGCCAGTTCATCTGCTCGGCGCTGAGCCTCTTCTGGCACACGTACCAGTTCTCGTTATAGATCCTCACCCAGCCCTGGTCCTCGAGCTCCGGGACCTTCTTGCCGAGTACGCAAAACGCGAGCACGTCGTGCGCGTAGGTGGGGCAGCCGTAGAACCTCCCCTCGCGCGAAAGCCAGCCGGAATTGCATTCCGGGTCGTAGTACGGGGTCTTGGTCCAGTCAAGGAGGCGGATGTGCTCGGACGAGACCGATTCCAGAACGAGATCGCGCTCGTCTTTTTCCTTCCAGCGGCTCCGCGCGACGTCTTCCCAGTGCCCGCCCCTGTCCTTCATCCAATAGGCCGGGGATCCGGGTTTTTCCTGCTCGGAACCGGGGCTGACGAGGAAATAATTCTTATGTCCGGTTTTGGTCTTCATCGGAGCGTCCCATAAAGTATAGACCGGGTCCGTTGCAAGGTCAAAGGGACCCCTGGTGGCCGGAAATCCTGCTCAGCCCGGCAGGAGGTCGTCCCAGACCTTCACGGGGTCGAGTGCGAAGATCGCGTCCGGGCCGGCGTCCATCACATGCCAGCCGCCCTGGAGGAGCTCCCTTTCGAGCTGGTCCGGGGCCCATCCGGCGTACCCGGCATAGATGCGGAAAGAGTCCGACGGCATGCCGGCCTCCATCCCCTTCCTGAGGTTCGCCTCGCTCGTGCTCACGCACACGCCGGGAAGGACAGGGCCACAGCCCTCCATCTCACCTTCGGTCCGGAATAGCATCCAGACATTGCCCGGCTCGACGGGGCCGCCGAAGAAAAGCGGGTCGTCCTTGCGGGACTCTGCAACGCCCAGGACGCCGTCCGCGAGCTTCATTTTCAAAGGCCGGTTGAGTATCAGCCCCGCAGCGCCGTGGCTCCCGTATTCGAATAGGAGTATTACGGTCTTTTTGAAGACCGGGTCGTTCAAGTCGGCCCCAGCCACGAGGAACTTGCCTTTTGCGAGCCGGTAATCGTGCCTGTAGGTCTCGGGGTCGAGCCTTTCAGACTCTTCAGGAACTATATGTGCGTGGATGGAAGGGAGCGCAATTCCCCACATGAGGAGCGCAAGCAAGGACATCCTTAAAGCGTAGAGCTTCATGACTTAGATTCCGGAACAGACATGAATCAAAAAGACCCCCGCATCGGCTGCTTGGAAGTGAGCTCCCATGTTACCTTAAGACCGGCCGGTTTGCACCATTAAACGGGAGGGCGCGCGCTTCCGGATTGACATCCCACCTCTCTCCGATAAAGACCTTTATAACCGGCCCCTGAAGTGTTAACCTCATAAAAAAAATTTCCCTGGGAGTGGGCTCTCATGCCTCATTTCGATCTCCGCCATTTCCTTGAAACGCTCGGAGAAAGGCTCGGAAGCCGCGCCTTCGTCGTCCAGGTAGGGGCCATGGACGGGAAGACCTTCGACCCGGTGCACGAGTACATAAAACGCTTCGGCTGG
This sequence is a window from Deltaproteobacteria bacterium. Protein-coding genes within it:
- a CDS encoding Lrp/AsnC family transcriptional regulator gives rise to the protein MIRDPRDIALIRVLQDEGLFLTARPFHEAALRLGWSVEEVLERSASLLECGVIRRFGAALTPRNAGFRNNAMVVWDIDDKGADEAGSALAGHPRVSHCYIRPRFEGFPFNVYTMVHGNSREDLEAVIVGLAEKAGASRQKSLHTVREFKKSSPVYFINYRAEPAGSSTA
- a CDS encoding protein nirF, with amino-acid sequence MRNAGIIIGVLLFLFAGAGRSAEAESVKKVYGTAALMVVVEREDGRVAVIDSVNHELIGRIAGLGNLRHASIVFSRDARFAFVAARDGMISKIDLLGMEIAAQKKAGDSSIGIAISRDNRYIMVCNYEPGGAVIMDAASLEIVKEIPAEFTLPDGSKSRARTVGPLDTADNLMIFALMEGNAVWVVDMRKEGFPAVRKFEDVGDTPYDQLITPDGRHYMVGLLKSDWMGLLDTWKLDGMKRIDVSERRSALKKEGEKVPLHHIPHIESWAIAGRLAFVPAFAEKRVIVYETDNWTVVKSIPVSGTPLFVVARPGGREIWVDNVGEPGSKEERLIEVIDIESLEVKKAIDAGKGAIHPQFTPKGEAVYISIQGEDRIAVYDADTYTLIKDFPAKKPSGIFSSDRASKFGL
- a CDS encoding YqgE/AlgH family protein, with product MKLYALRMSLLALLMWGIALPSIHAHIVPEESERLDPETYRHDYRLAKGKFLVAGADLNDPVFKKTVILLFEYGSHGAAGLILNRPLKMKLADGVLGVAESRKDDPLFFGGPVEPGNVWMLFRTEGEMEGCGPVLPGVCVSTSEANLRKGMEAGMPSDSFRIYAGYAGWAPDQLERELLQGGWHVMDAGPDAIFALDPVKVWDDLLPG
- a CDS encoding AsnC family transcriptional regulator; this encodes MAEHMLDSIDKALLNIVQGGFPLKAEPYEELGKMAGVTGDEALSRVRRLVKAGVVRKVGPFFDAKKMGSSSTLCAVHVPEERIEQVASIINSRPEVTHNYQRDGVPNLWFTVIAPSREAIGEVVSDICERAGIDRVHNLPAARMFKVKVDLRVE
- a CDS encoding radical SAM protein; translated protein: MLSVSGILSGKTSGSSRTERLRYSRESRPVVVWNLTRSCTLSCLHCYNDSRDRAFDGELSTAEAVSVIDSLSVFGVPAIVFSGGDPLTRDDIFHLAGYAGSKRIRTILSTSGVLIDEPAAKRIKKAGFSYAGVSIDGSEETNDRLRGSKGSFKKALDGIRCLKGLDIPTGVRITLSRNNAGELPFIFDLIEKEGLERGYFAHLVYSGRGGAFSREDLGYAETRAALDYIFERAAGFIEKGVHKEIVTGSNDADGAYLYLKLRESDPEKAEAMRGLLSGRGGNTAGVNIACIDNLGRVHADQFWQGHPLGSVRERPFGEIWRGPEPLLNALRDRKAFIKGRCNWCSFFDICGGNSRARAASAYGDFWAEDPACYLTDEEIGIKLEN